The genomic region AACTCTGGGCCTCAGCCACCGCAACGTAGACCGTCATCAAATGCAGTTTATCCATAATACACTCCTGAAACGCGATAATTGCCGAGCAATTATTGCAACAAAAATGATCAATGCCAAATTTTATCTGCCATTATTTCATTTTTTGGAATAGAAAATTGCTTGCCGTGGATATTCTGCCCGTACCTGAATTCAGGCAAAGTAACACCCACGCAGAGAGGAAACATCACCATGACCCACTTCACAGATAACCGGAAAATCCCATCTGACACGCCACTGCACGCTGGCGAACTGGCGGCGCAACAACGCTTTGGTGCCGGAGGCATCTGGGATGCGCACAGACTTAGCAACATGTTCCATGAGGACATTCCACCCAGCCTTGCCGAGTTTATCGAAAATTTGCCATTTTTCTTCATCGCCACGTCAAATACCACGGGCGAATGCGATTGCAGCTTTCGCGGTCGCGAATACGATGTTGCGGGGCAGCCCTATCCTCTGGTTAAAACACTGGACAGCAGGACGCTGGTGTTCCCGGATTATCGCGGCAACAAACTCTATAACTCGCTGGGCAACATCATTGTCAATGGCCACATCGGTATGCTGTTCATCGACTTTCAGTCGCGCAGGCGCGTACGCCTGAACGGACGGGCGGAAATCCTGGAGGCGCAAACGGCGTATGCCGATGTGTGGCCGCTGGCGCAACGCTATGTCCGCGTTACCACAGAACAAGTCTATGGCAACTGCAAATCCAGAATCCCGCACATGCAGCTCGTACCACTTGCTGACAGCGAACTGCATGATAACTAACGGCACAGAACACCTCTCAACCTGCAGGAGAAAACCGCATGAAACTGTATGAATTCCCGCTATCCGGACACAGCCACAAGGCCAGACTGATGTTGTCTTTACTCGGCCAGAAATACGAAAGCGTAATTCTGAACGGACAGCAACACGATCAGAAATCCGCGCCGTTCCTGGCTAGAAATCCGTTTGGGCAAGTACCGGTGCTGGAAGACGGCGACACAATGATCCGCGACAGCCAGGCCATACTGGTCTATCTGGCCAGACAATACGGCGCCGAACACTGGCTGCCGCTGGCACCCGCAGCCATGGCGCAAGTGATGGCATGGCTATCCACCGCTGCCAATGAAGTCACGCGCGGGCCAAATGCATTACGTCTGCATCACAAATTTGGCCGCGATATCAACGTGGTTGAAGCGCAGCAGATCACCACAACCGTGCTCAACATCCTGCAAGCGCAACTTGCCCGCCAGCTCTGGCTGGCAGGCGAACAAATCAGTATTGCGGATATTGCCATGTATCCCTACCTGGCGCTGGCTCCTGAAGGCGGAGTGGATCTGCAGCCGTATCCTGCCGTTACCGACTGGCTGAGCCGCATTCAGTCGCTGGAACGTTATGTGGGGATGCCCGCTATGTGGACTCCCGATTCTGCAGCCTGATTACTTACCCGCAAGAAAACCCATGCGCACAGCCACGCCCATACGGTCAACGAGATGATTGGAGGCGAATCGCACCCGCACCGGAGTATGTCTGAATAAAATTATTTGATGAAAGCCTGCGCGCCTCAGTGGTAAGCGCATTTACACATTGCCCTACTATGAACATGGCCTATATAATCAGCGCTCTCAACCTCATATAGCCACGCCATGAAATTCGAATCCGAAAAGCTCTTCCACCACGAAACAGATTTGCTCATGGTGACTGCCGGTCATACCCTGTTCACAGAAGGTGAGCCAGGCGAGGTGATGTACGTGCTTATGTCCGGTACGGTCGAGATTTCGGTAAACGGCAAGGTGGTGGAGACGGCAGAGAAGGGCGCGCTGCTCGGCGAAATGTCACTGGTGGAAGAAACTGCCCAACGCTCGGCAAGCGCTACCGCACTATCTGATTGCGCGCTGGTGACGATTGATGCGCCACGCTTCCATTTTCTTATTCAGAACACGCCAAATTTTGCGGTTCACGTCATGCGCGTCATTGCATCCCGCTTGCGCAACACCAACAAATTACTTTAATGCGCTTTGCCGGCCAGGGAGTCGGCGGCTTTGCGCCCCCATATCCATATGTACTGGCCACCTGACAGCACTGCCGTAGAACATACCAGCACAAACAGGTACGGCAGCCAGTTCGCAACAGCGATAATGGCTGCCGCATGCGCCAGCACCACGCACAACATTCCGAATTCCATGAAGATATGGGTTTTTCCCAGCATAGTCGGGGTTATATCCACATGGCCAACCACACGCCGATACGCGATTGCACCGAATACGATTACCATATCGCGCACCAGCAAGGATAATGTCAGCCAGAGTGGTATCCACCCCAGCCAGGTCAGCATCAGCAGACACGCTAAAATAATCAGCTTGTCCGCCACCGGGTCCATCATCGCGCCGAAGCGGGTACGCAAGTCATAATGCCGGGCTATCCAGCCATCAATGCCATCGCTTACGCTCGCCAGCAGAAATACTGCCAGCGCATACGCATAAGCTGACTGCGCGAGCAGATAGATCACTGCGGGTACCAATAACAGGCGTAACAGACTAATCGTATTCGGCACATTCAGCATGTTGCTCCATTCGCTATATGTCTGACAGAGTTCAGATGCTACGCCTAATCTGGCACATACTGAATAATTTAATGCCCACCCAGATCGCGTACTTCTACTTTCACCTCAATTTTTTCATGATGCCTGGCTGAAGTCGCCACATCCAGCGTCATCGGCACCACATCTCCCGGCTTCATCGTCTGTTTAAGATCAAACAGCATGATATGCAGCCCGCCCGGCGCCAATTTCACCGTTTTATTTTTGGGCAGCGCGATCTCTTTCATCTCGTGCATTTCCATCACCCCCTGATTCATGCTCATGGTGTGCAACTGCACCGTGCCGGCAGCCGGACTGCTCACACCCACTAACCTGGCATCAACTGCGCTGGTAATATTCAGATATGCACCAGCCACTTCCTGCCCCGGGGCCGTTGCCCGCATCCAGGCTTGCTCGACCTTCACATCCGCTGCCACCGCCACCTGAGTGAGCAGCATACCAACCAATATCGCCCAGCGTTTCATGTACTATCCTTTCAAAATAAAGCAGAAATGGCTATTGTTGCCTGTAAACCAAGCACTTGAAATGCGACAAATTGTCGCACCTGAACGGTTACACTAGGAACACAGGTAGAATATCAGCATGATCATTCCTGTTCAAACCCTCACCACTGTGCCTGTAGAAGGCATGCTGCGCAACCTGTTCGTGTTGCGTCTGTATGCTATTGGCGGACAATTGCTGGCACTAGGGGCGGCGTATTATGGGCTCAACATTGCCCTGCCGTTACCTGCCATGCTTGGCATCGTCGCCATGCTGGCGATATTGAACCTAGCCACCTGGTTGCGCCTTGCGCAGCCGTGGCCGGTCACCACGCTGGAATTTTTTACCCAATTACTGGCAGACATGGCCGCACTTACCATGTTGCTGTACTACAGTGGCGGCGCCAGCAATCCATTCGTGTCACTGTATTTACTGCCCATCATCATCGCTGCAACTACACTGCCAGCGGCTTACGCCTGGGCCACGACCATCCTCAGCATCATCGCCTATTCGCTGCTGACCCAACTGTTTGTCCCCCTGAGCCTGCCCCCGGGTGAAGTGGAATTCTCTCTGCATCTGGCCGGAATGTGGCTGAACTTCATCGTCAGCGCCGTAATGATTGCGTATTTCATCGGCAAGATGGCAAGCTCGATTCGTCAGCGTGACCAGGCGCTGGCGCGTATCCGCGAGACACGTCTGCGTGACGAACAAATTGTAGCGCTGGGCAGCCTGGCCGCGGGCGCTGCCCACGAACTATCAACCCCGCTGGCGACCATGAACATCGTCGCCAGCGAATTGCAACACGACTATCCCAATGACCCCGAGCTCAGCCAATCACTGCAAATTCTGCGCAATCAGGTAACTGTCTGCAAAACCATACTCACGCGCCTGACCACGGTAGGTGAAAGTGGCCGCGCAGAAAGCGGCTCAGCCGTAAATATCGACGTGTGGCTGAACCAGTTGCTGGAACAATGGCAACTGATGCGCCCGCAAGTGCAGGTAACGACACGCTGGCTGGGCACATTACCGATCCCCGGCCTCATCGCTGAAGACACCCTGAATCAGGCTTTGCTCAATCTGTGCAACAACGCTGCCGATGCCGCCGGCAATCAGGTTGAAATTGAAGTGGACTGGGACGAGCAGGGCGGCTATGGTATCGGCCTGTTTCTGGCTAACACCAGCATAGAGCGTCATGGCGGCAGTGTCGCATTACTCAGCCGCGAGGGTGGCGGGGCGCACGTGGCGGTACGCCTGCCCCTGCATAACCGGCACCCGTCATGAACAACAACGCGCCCAGCTTATTATTGGTAGATGATGATGCGACTTTCTGTGCTGTGCTGGCGCGCGCCCTGACCCGGCGCGGCTATGCCGTCCACAGCGTGCATAACGTCGCCACCGCAGTCGAATATGCCACAGCAAACCCGCCAGAATATGCCGTGATTGATTTGAAAATGCCGGGAGAAACCGGACTGCGCCTGATAGAGCAACTCAAACAGCTGGACCAGCACACGCGTATCGTCATGCTTACCGGCTACGCCAGCATTGCCACAGCGATTGAAGCCATCAAACTCGGTGCAACCCACTATCTGGCCAAACCGGCTGAAGTCGATGAAATTGTCGCGGCATTACATAAGGACAGCGGCGATGCCAACATAGCCACCGAGATCCGCCCGCCTTCGATTGAACGGCTGGAATGGGAGCACATCCAGCGCGTACTCAATGAACACGACGGCAACATCTCCGCCACCGCCCGCGCACTGAATATGCACCGCCGTACCTTGCAACGTAAATTGTTCAAACACCCGGTACGGGATTAAACCGCATTTACCCGTTATTTTTCCGGTGCTGCCGGAACGGCAGGTTTGGCCTCGGAACTGCCGTGCAGTTTATCGCCTACACGATTTAACGCATGCCCGGTTGCCTCTACACCGCGCTCAACACCGTGTGCCGCCGCCTTACCACCACGCTGAACACCACTCGCCGCCGCCTTGGCACCGCGCTTAACCCCCTTGACCGTCGCATCAGCGCCACGCTTGACGGCGTGCTCTACCTTACTCACGACACCGGGTTCGCTGGCCGGTTTATCTTCTGCGGCCGCGTAGTTCAGCATCAGGCATGCCAGGGTCAGCGTCATTGCGGTTTTCTGTATCATCTTCATTGCAGCTCCTTTGTCTCGGTTATCACGTCACAAGAATACCAGTCTAACTGCTTACACTGTCAGCTGCCTGAAGCTTGCAAGTACTGACACCACGTTACAAGCAACTGGAAAATACAAAAATGGAGAGTGGTGCTGGAAATAACAATACGTAACCCATCTGGCACGACTGAACAAACTACCTCAACGCAAAATCACATTCCGACTTTGCGTTGAGCACAAACAATATCAATTACTAGGTGGTACATAGCCTTGCACTTGATCAGCACCTTCACCGAAGAAGTACTTTTCAACTTGTTCCATCAGGTATTTGCGTGCTTTGATATCGGCCAGATTTAGGCGATTTTCATTCACCAGCATGGTTTGCTGACGCAACCAGCCAGCCCAGGCTTCCTTGGAGACATTGGCGTACAGACGCTGTCCCATTTCACCTGGTAACGGTGGAAAATCCAGACCTTCAGCCTCACGACCCAATTTGATGCAATTAACCATTCTAGCCATGTTTCATTACTCCAATTATTAATTAAATATTGACGATGGTTTGGTCTTCACCTTCACCACGCGTGCGAATTGTGCCAATACGATGCACGGTTTCACCGGCTGCGTTCAACTGTTGCATCGCCGCATCGGCGTGCTCAGCGGCAACAATGACAACCATGCCGATACCGCAGTTAAAGGTACGGTGCATTTCCGCATCGACCACACCACCTTGCTCTTGCAACCAGCGGAAAATGGCAGGCATTTCCCAGCTGTTAGCGTCTATCTCGGCAGTCAAATTCTCCGCCAGGATGCGCGGCACGTTACCCGTCAGCCCGCCGCCAGTAATATGCGCCATACCTTTGACCGGCATACTCGCCATCAGTGCCAGCAACGGCTTCACATAAATACGCGTCGGCGTCATCAGCACATCCGCCATTTTGCGGCCATGGAAGTCAGCATTTACATCGACTCCACTGACTTCGATAATTTTACGAATCAGCGAATAGCCATTGGAATGGGGGCCGCTCGAGGCCAGACCCAGCACCACATCGCCAGGGCAAATGGTGCTGCCGTCAATGATGGCATCACGCTCCACTACGCCAACCGCGAATCCGGCCAGATCATACTCACCGGCAGGGTACATGCCCGGCATCTCTGCCGTTTCGCCGCCAATCAGGGCACAACCGGCTTGCTCACAACCCAGCGCAATGCCTTTGATAACCTGTTCGGCCACATCCACATCCAGTTTGCCGCAGGCAAAATAATCGAGGAAAAATAACGATTCGGCGCCCTGCACCAGAATATCGTTGACGCTCATACCCACCAGGTCAATACCCACGGTGTCATGCTTGTTGAGCATGAATGCCAGCTTGAGCTTGGTGCCGACACCATCCGTACCGGAGACCAGCACCGGATTTTTGTACTTGGTTGGCAAACCCATCAACGCGCCGAATCCGCCGATACCGCCCATCACTTCAGGACGCATGGTGCGTTTAGCCCATGGCTTGATACGATCGACCAGCGCATCACCTGCGTCGATATCGACACCAGCATCACGATAGGAAAGGGAAGGGGTGTTTGGGCTAGTTTTATTTGGGCCAGTCACGATAAGCTCATTTCGTTTAAGGTAATTTGTGGTATTTTACCGCAAATGAACGCATCCCGATTAAACACTGAATGGATTTGGGCAATTATTGCCATCATTGTCTTCACCGGCACCCTGTATTTGCTTGCGCCGATTCTGACACCATTCCTGATTGCGGCCATTCTGGCGTACATTTGCGACCCGCTGGCGGACAGGCTGGAACGTTATAAATTTTCCCGCACCCTTGCCACTACGTTTGTTTTCTTCGGTTTGTTATTAACATTTCTGCTGCTGGGGCTGATTTTATTTCCGGTAGTGCAAAATGAAACCCTGCATTTTGTGCAACGCCTGCCCGACTATCTGGTGTGGATCCAGACCCGACTGGCACCATTGCTGCATGACCGTTTCGGCGTGACCTTGCCCGATGCCGCCAATTTGCAACAGATGGTACGCGACCACCTGCAGGGGGTAGGTAGCGCCGCCGGCATGTTACTGCCTACCCTCAAAGACAGTACGCTGACCGCACTCGGCATCCTCACCAACTTGCTGCTGATTCCGGTGGTGCTGTTCTACATGCTGCGCGACTGGGACAGTTTTGTGCTGAAACTGGACGAACTGGTACCGCGGCGCTGGCATAAAAAAACGCAGACCATCGCCCGTGAAATCGATGTGGTTTTGGCTGAATTTCTGCGCGGCCAGCTCACCGTGATGCTGATCATGGCCGCGTTTTATGCGACATCATTGTGGGCAGTGGGTCTGGACTATGCACTGCCGATAGGCTTGCTCGCTGGCTTGCTGGTATTTGTGCCGTATCTGGGTGTCATCCTCGGCCTGGGACTGGCATCGCTGGCCGGCCTGGTACAGTTTGCCGAGCTCTCCGATTTGATTCCGATCTGGGTGGTATTCGGCATCGGCCAGGTGATAGAGAGCATGGGGGTCACCCCCTGGCTGGTCGGTGAACGTATCGGATTGCACCCGCTGGCGGTAATATTTGCCTTGCTGGCTTTCGGCCAGATTTTTGGATTTTTCGGAATTCTTCTGGCATTGCCGGTATCCGCCGCATTACTGGTGGGTTTACGTCATATCAAACAGGCTTATCAACAAAGCAGCCTATACCAGCATCCAAATGTATAATATAACTTTCCGCTATTAGAAGCCGCTCAACATGACTACCGCGCTACTCGAATCGAATATTCCCTCACTCAAACTGCTGTCGCGCGGCAAAGTCCGCGATCTGTACGCAGTTGACGAACACCGTTTGCTGATCGTAGCAACTGACCGTTTGTCCGCATTCGACGTAGTATTGCCCACGCCGATTCCCGGCAAAGGCGCGGTACTCACCGAAATTTCACATTTCTGGTTCAAGCAACTGGCAGACATCATCCCCAATCATCTCACTGGCGACGCCCCGGAATCCGTAGTGCAACCCAATGAACGCGATCAGGTCAGTGGCCGTGCCATGGTCGTAAAACGTCTCAAGCCATTGCCGGTGGAAGCCATCGTGCGTGGATATCTGGTCGGCTCCGGCTGGAAGGAATATCAGAGCACCGGCAGCGTCTGTGGCATCGCGCTGCCTGCCGGTCTGGCGCAGGCAGCACAACTGCCGCAACCGTTATTTACTCCATCAACCAAAGCCGAAGTCGGCGCACATGATGAAAATATCGACTTCGCACGCGCTGAGGAATTGCTGGGTGCCGACATTGCCGCCCAGGTGCGTGATGCCAGCATCGCGCTCTATTCCCGTGCTGCCGCTTACGCACTGACACGCGGCATCATTATTGCCGATACCAAATTCGAATTCGGGCTGGATGCCAGTGGTAAACTGTACGTAATCGACGAAGTGCTGACACCGGATTCATCACGGTTCTGGCCTGCCGATGAATACCAGACCGGCCGCAACCCAGCTAGCTTCGATAAACAGTTTGTCCGCGACTGGCTGGAAAATTCGGGCTGGAACAAGCAACCGCCGGCACCGGAATTGCCCGCAGACGTGGCACAGAAAACCGGTGAAAAATACCGTGAAGCCGTAGCGCGCTTAATGGCCTGAGCTTGCTTTACAGCAACTAAGGTTCACGTGCTGGTGTGCGCCGTGAACCTTATTCAGCTAGCCTTACTCTGCCGCCAACCCCAGTTCCTGAATTTTACGGGTCAGGGTATTGCGCCCCAATCCGAGCAAATTAGCCGCTTCGATACGACGCCCGCCGGTGTGCTTAAGGGCAATATTAATCAGGGTTTTTTCAAAATCATGAGTTAATCCCTCGATAATACCTACCTCACCGCGACTGAGCGCCGCATCTGCGGTATGCGCCAAAGCCTGCAACCAGTCACCGCTGACATGTTCAGATGGGCTGGCATTCAGAATTTCCGGTGGCAAATCCGACACATCCACGTTATTACCCGGCGCCATCACCGTCAACCAATGGCAGACGTTCTCCAGCTGGCGGACGTTACCGCTCCAGCTGAACTGGCTTAAATGCCGGATCGCGGCCTCGGACAGCTTCTTGGCATCCACCCCTTGTTCTTGCGCGCTTTTCTGCAAAAAATGCTTGGCCAGCAGCGCAATGTCTTCGCTGCGCTCACGCAACGCCGGCAAACGCAAACGAATCACGTTAAGACGATGGTACAGATCTTCGCGAAACAGGCCTTCTTTCACCCGGGTTTCCAGGTCCTGATGCGTAGCGGCAATGACGCGGACATTGACCTTGATCGGCTGATGCCCACCCACACGGTAAAACTGGCCGTCAGCCAGCACGCGTAATAAGCGTGTCTGCAATTCTGCCGGCATATCGCCGATCTCATCCAGAAAAAGGGTGCCGCCGTCAGCTTGCTCAAAGCGTCCGCGACGCTGCACTGCCGCGCCGGTAAAAGCCCCGCGCTCATGCCCGAACAACTCGGACTCCAGCAGATCCTTGGGGATCGCCGCGGTATTCAGCGCAATAAACGGCTTACTGGCGCGCGGACTATGGCGATGCAATGCTGATGCCACCAGCTCCTTACCGGTACCGGATTCACCTGTAATCAGCACCGTGGTATGCGATTGCGAAAGCCGGCCTATGGCGCGAAACACTTCCTGCATGGCCGGTGCCTGACCCAGTATCTCCGGCACACCTTCTATCTGCACCGCAGCCGCCGCCTCGTCTACTCGCATGCTTTCATCTACGGCACGGCGAATCAGTTCAATGGCATGATCCACATCAAACGGTTTGGGCAGGTATTCAAATGCGCCCCCCTGAAATGCTGCTACCGCGGATTCCAGATCGGAATAGGCGGTCATGATAATCACCGGCAGCTTGGGGAAACGCGATTTCAACTGCTGCAGCAGATCCAGACCTGAGCCGCCTGGCATGTGGATATCACTCACCACCACCTGCGGCTTACTGTGCTCTAGCGCCGCCTCAACTTCAGGGACGGAAGTAAAGCTGACGAAGTCTATGCCTTCGCGCTGCAGCGCCTTTTCAAACACCCAACGGATGGAGCGATCGTCGTCAATAATCCAAACTGGTTTTGTCATGATAATTCCATCATCAATATGCGGGGGGCTGCCCTAACGGCAGCAATAAAGTAAAACAGGTGCGTCCGGGCTGACTTTCCACTTCAATAGTGCCATGGTGCTGATGCACAAAAGTCTGCGCCAATGTTAATCCCAGGCCGCTGCCACCTTCGCGCGCCGAGACCAGGGGGAAAAAAATTCGATCACGTACCGATTCAGGGATACCTGGACCATTATCAATAATCTGTATTTGTGCCGCCAGCGGATAACGCTTCATCGCCAGCGTCACTTGTCGCGCAATGCGCGTTCGCAGATAGATTTCGCCTTTGCCTTGCAATGCCTGCACCGCATTACGCACGATATTCAATACCACCTGTATCAGCTGCTCGCGATCCCCCACAATATCAGGGATGCTGGTGTCGTAATCACGCCGAATTACCAAACCTTTCGGGGTTTCGGCCAAGGTTACGCTACGCACCCGCTCCAGCACTTCATGAATATTAAGGGCATTGATCTGCGGCAAACGATGCGGTGTCAGCAGTCTATCCATTAGTGACTGCAGGCGGTCAGATTCCTGAATAATGACTTGCGTGTACTCGCGCGTCTCCGTTGACAGCTCGTGCTCCAGCAATTGCGCCGCTCCACGTATGCCACCCAGCGGATTTTTGATCTCATGTGCCAAGTTTCGCACCAACTCGCGATTAGCCTGTTGCTGCAGTAACATATGCTCGTCCCGAGCAATTTTCAACTGCTGATCCATCGCGTGAAATTCGAGCATGAACGCAGCCGCGGGGCTTTCGACCGGGGTAAACGTTGCGCTCACCTGCAACGAGATGTCACCGACTTGCAGATGCAATTCATGTTCAGTGAAGCTGGCATTATGCGCAATCGCATAATCCAGTGCGGCATTCAGCTGAGCAGGCTGCCGAAAAATATCATTTAATGGCATGCCTTTTACTTGCACCACACTCAAGCCCAGCAAATTCTCTGCAGCCGGATTGATATAGCGCACACAACGATGTTCATCCAGAGCCAAAACCGCTGTCGCCAACCACTCCAAACCTACAAAATAAGGATTCATGTATTCCATGCCATTGTACTGCGAGGGATAAAATGAAACGGCGCACCAAAACAAGGCGCCGCTATCGCTAAATAGTTAATTCAATTCTTATTAAGCAATTTGTAAGCCAGGAATGTTATTTGACGCTGCTCAGCTCTCTCCTGAGCGCATTAATATTGTCACGATGCAATTTAATGTTGTTATCCAGCTTATCTGTGCGGGTGATATAAGCAGGGCTGCTGATTTTTTCGCCGGGTCGCAACACTTCACCGTCTCTTTTGGCTGCGACGGCATCTGCCAGGGCCTGCTCTTCATTACGCAATTCGTCTTCCAGCACATTACGGCGCACGTTATCGCGCTTACGCTGGACATCCGTGTCTACCCGCGGGAAACTAATCGGCGTAGGATTTGCTGTTTCTCTTTTACGCGGCGTATTAGCCCCATTTACCGTATGCATCACTGGCGTGGCCGCCGGCTCCAGATCCAAACGCTTAGCCCCCTTTACCGGACGATCGGTATAGGTAACCTGACCTGAAGCATCAATATGTTTATAAATATCAGCTTGCGCAGGCAACGCTACACACAAACCCAATATCAAAATTGAAAATTTCATTTGCGAACCAGATCAAAACGATGGTTTGAGTTTAGGGCAAGCCCAACAGGGATGCAACCCCAATAAAAAAAGGGGCGGAAATCCGCCCCTTTTTTACTGCAATTAAAATTACAGTGAGTAGTACATTTCAAACTCGATAGGATGAGTCGTCATGCGGAACTTGGTCACTTCTTCCATCTTCAATTCGATATAGGCATCGATCATTTCGTTGGAGAACACACCACCGCGGGTCAGGAACTCGCGATCCGCATCCAAAGCTTCCAATGCCATTTCCAGAGAGTGGCAAACTTTAGGAATCTTCGCTTCTTCTTCTGGTGGCAAATCATACAGGTTTTTATCTGCAGCATCGCCAGGATGAATCTTGTTCTGAATACCATCCAGACCAGCCATCATCAACGCGGTGAACGCGAGGTATGGGTTGGCAGAAGGATCAGGGAAACGCACTTCAATACGACGGCCTTTTTCGCTGGCGACGTGTGGAATACGAATCGAAGCAGAACGGTTTTTAGCTGAGTAAGCCAGCATCACTGGCGCCTCATAGCCTGGCACCAGACGCTTGTAGGAGTTGGTACCCGGGTTGGTAATCGCGTTCAATGCCTTAGCGTGCTTGATGATACCGCCGATGTAGTACAAAGCAGTTTCTGACAAACCAGCATAGCCATTTCCGGCAAACAGGTTTTTGCCATCTTTCCAGATGGACTGGTGTACGTGCATACCGGAACCGTTGTCACCAACGATAGGCTTAGGCATGAACGTTGCTGTCTTACCATAGGCATGAGCAACGTTATGAACCACGTATTTCAGTGTTTGGGTTTGATCAGCACGCTTAACCAAGGTATTGAATACAGTACCAATTTCGCATTGACCAGCAGTTGCCACCTCATGGTGGTGCACTTCAACAGGCACGCCCATATCTTCCAGTGCCAGACACATTGCTGAGCGGATATCATGCAGGCTGTCGACAGGAGGAACCGGGAAGTAACCACCTTTAATGCCTGGGCGGTGGCCCATATTGCCGCCTTCATACACTGCGTCTGAACTCCATGCAGCCTCTTCAGAATTGATCTTGACTGAAGTACCTGACATGTCAGTTTTCCAGCTCACAGAATCAAAAATAAAGAACTCTGGCTCAGGACCGAAGTAAGCAGTATCACCGATACCGGTAGATTTCAAATAAGCCTCGCCACGTTTAGCGATAGAGCGTGGATCACGGTCATAACCCTTCATGTCCGAAGGCTCAATTACGTCACAGGTCAGAATCAGGGTGGACTCATCCATGAATGGATCCATACGGGCGCTATCAGCATCCGGCATCAGGATCATGTCCGACGCTTGAATGCCTTTCCAGCCAGCGATGGAAGAACCGTCAAACGCATGACCATCGGTGAATTTGTCATTGGTAAACTGCTTAACAGGCACGGTCACGTGCTGTTCTTTACCACGGGTATCAGTAAAACGAAAATCAACGAATTTGACATCGTTGTCTTTAACCATTTGCATTACGTCGGCGACCGCCATTGAGTTCTCCTCGCTAAAAAGTAACATCCAGAATTAAATCAAAAATAAGGTTATCCGCCTAACCAAGCATGATATATGCCAAGACGAAGCTCAATCCGAGCAACCACACATTTTGAGATTATGCTTGCATAGGCCGGCCTGTGTAAAGAGCATAAGCCAACAAACCTATTTGGTGCAGAAGTTCGCGTTAGCACCAAATTGGTGCCTCTACTTTAATACCGCACCAAACAGGTGCAAAAATGTAACTTGCATTACCAAAATCAGAAACAGCATCTATACTACAAAGACATTACACAAGTAATTACGGGGTGACAAAATGCCTACGCTGAACAACATTCTCCATACCGCTCAACAACGCGCTCAGGATGCCAACTTACCTTATGTTGGCGCACTCACCCCGACCGAAGCATATTATCTCAGTCAGCATGCGCCCGGAGC from Sulfuriferula thiophila harbors:
- the glnL gene encoding nitrogen regulation protein NR(II); amino-acid sequence: MEYMNPYFVGLEWLATAVLALDEHRCVRYINPAAENLLGLSVVQVKGMPLNDIFRQPAQLNAALDYAIAHNASFTEHELHLQVGDISLQVSATFTPVESPAAAFMLEFHAMDQQLKIARDEHMLLQQQANRELVRNLAHEIKNPLGGIRGAAQLLEHELSTETREYTQVIIQESDRLQSLMDRLLTPHRLPQINALNIHEVLERVRSVTLAETPKGLVIRRDYDTSIPDIVGDREQLIQVVLNIVRNAVQALQGKGEIYLRTRIARQVTLAMKRYPLAAQIQIIDNGPGIPESVRDRIFFPLVSAREGGSGLGLTLAQTFVHQHHGTIEVESQPGRTCFTLLLPLGQPPAY
- the ntrC gene encoding nitrogen regulation protein NR(I), whose translation is MTKPVWIIDDDRSIRWVFEKALQREGIDFVSFTSVPEVEAALEHSKPQVVVSDIHMPGGSGLDLLQQLKSRFPKLPVIIMTAYSDLESAVAAFQGGAFEYLPKPFDVDHAIELIRRAVDESMRVDEAAAAVQIEGVPEILGQAPAMQEVFRAIGRLSQSHTTVLITGESGTGKELVASALHRHSPRASKPFIALNTAAIPKDLLESELFGHERGAFTGAAVQRRGRFEQADGGTLFLDEIGDMPAELQTRLLRVLADGQFYRVGGHQPIKVNVRVIAATHQDLETRVKEGLFREDLYHRLNVIRLRLPALRERSEDIALLAKHFLQKSAQEQGVDAKKLSEAAIRHLSQFSWSGNVRQLENVCHWLTVMAPGNNVDVSDLPPEILNASPSEHVSGDWLQALAHTADAALSRGEVGIIEGLTHDFEKTLINIALKHTGGRRIEAANLLGLGRNTLTRKIQELGLAAE
- a CDS encoding AI-2E family transporter codes for the protein MNASRLNTEWIWAIIAIIVFTGTLYLLAPILTPFLIAAILAYICDPLADRLERYKFSRTLATTFVFFGLLLTFLLLGLILFPVVQNETLHFVQRLPDYLVWIQTRLAPLLHDRFGVTLPDAANLQQMVRDHLQGVGSAAGMLLPTLKDSTLTALGILTNLLLIPVVLFYMLRDWDSFVLKLDELVPRRWHKKTQTIAREIDVVLAEFLRGQLTVMLIMAAFYATSLWAVGLDYALPIGLLAGLLVFVPYLGVILGLGLASLAGLVQFAELSDLIPIWVVFGIGQVIESMGVTPWLVGERIGLHPLAVIFALLAFGQIFGFFGILLALPVSAALLVGLRHIKQAYQQSSLYQHPNV
- the purM gene encoding phosphoribosylformylglycinamidine cyclo-ligase, with protein sequence MTGPNKTSPNTPSLSYRDAGVDIDAGDALVDRIKPWAKRTMRPEVMGGIGGFGALMGLPTKYKNPVLVSGTDGVGTKLKLAFMLNKHDTVGIDLVGMSVNDILVQGAESLFFLDYFACGKLDVDVAEQVIKGIALGCEQAGCALIGGETAEMPGMYPAGEYDLAGFAVGVVERDAIIDGSTICPGDVVLGLASSGPHSNGYSLIRKIIEVSGVDVNADFHGRKMADVLMTPTRIYVKPLLALMASMPVKGMAHITGGGLTGNVPRILAENLTAEIDANSWEMPAIFRWLQEQGGVVDAEMHRTFNCGIGMVVIVAAEHADAAMQQLNAAGETVHRIGTIRTRGEGEDQTIVNI
- a CDS encoding phosphoribosylaminoimidazolesuccinocarboxamide synthase: MTTALLESNIPSLKLLSRGKVRDLYAVDEHRLLIVATDRLSAFDVVLPTPIPGKGAVLTEISHFWFKQLADIIPNHLTGDAPESVVQPNERDQVSGRAMVVKRLKPLPVEAIVRGYLVGSGWKEYQSTGSVCGIALPAGLAQAAQLPQPLFTPSTKAEVGAHDENIDFARAEELLGADIAAQVRDASIALYSRAAAYALTRGIIIADTKFEFGLDASGKLYVIDEVLTPDSSRFWPADEYQTGRNPASFDKQFVRDWLENSGWNKQPPAPELPADVAQKTGEKYREAVARLMA